Genomic DNA from Corallococcus silvisoli:
CCGCCGTTGCCGTTGAAGCCGTCCGCGCCATTGCCGCCCTGCGCACGGATGGTCCCCCCCAGGGTGATGCTGCCCTTCGCCGCGACCAGCACGATGCCGCCAGCACCGCCGCCCGTGCCCACGATGCCCTGTCCGGCCGTCTGCGGATTCACGCCGTTCTGGCCGATGGCGTTGATGACGCCGCCCGGGTTGATCCGGATGTTGCCGCGCGCGGCCAGCAGCACCGCGCCCCCCCCCGCGCCGCCGTCCGCCCCGGCGCCCTCGTAGAGGCGCGCGCCAGCCCCGCCCGCCGCGGTCTGGACCCTGCGCACCTGGGCTCCCTGGAACGAGGTCAGCCCCACGCCACCTTTGTAGGTACCCGCTGCCGTCCGGGCGACGCCCGTGGGCGCCCCGCCTCCCCCCAGGTCCTCCGCGCCCGGCGCCACGGTGATCGTCCCGCTCACCGTGATGTCACCCGTCGAGCGCAGCACCGTGCCGCTGGGGACGACGAGCGTGCCCGCGATGTTGATGTTGCTGAACTGGATGTTGAAGCCCATGGGAAGCTGGGCCACGCCGCTCGGGGTGGTGAGGTCCACCGTCTGGCCCATGCCCACGCTGAACGCCCCTCCGGAACCGTCGCCATAGAGGCCCAGCGTGCCCGCCGACCCCATGGGGCCTGTCGGCCCGGCGGGGCCTGTCGCGCCCGTGGGACCGGTCGGGCCCACCGGCCCCTGTGGACCCGCCGCGCCCGTGTCCCCCTTCACGCCCGTGTCGCCCTTCGCCCCCGCCGCGCCGGTGTCTCCCTTCGCGCCCGTGTCGCCCTTCGCCCCCGCCGCGCCCGTGGGGCCGGTCGGGCCCACCGCGCCCGTGTCGCCCTTCGCCCCCGCCGCGCCGGTGTCCCCCTTTGCACCCGCCGCGCCGGCGTCGCCCTTCGCGCCCGTGTCCCCCTTCACGCCGGCAGGCCCCGTGGGCCCCACGACGCCCTGCGGCCCCATGGGTCCCATCAAGCCGATGGGCCCCTGGGGGCCCGTCGCGCCCGCGGGCCCCTGCGGTCCCACCGGCCCCTGCGGACCCGGAGCCCCCGAACCCGCGGGGCCTGTTTCGCCCTGAGGCCCCATCAGGCCGGGCTCGCCCGCGGGCCCCTGTTCGCCCTGCGGGCCTGCCGGGCCCTGGAGCCCCGTCGCACCCGCGGGCCCCTGCGGGCCCTCGGGTCCCGTGGCCGCATCGCCCGTCGTCTCCGTACAGGCCGACAACATCAACGTCGCGCAGAGCGACAACACACGGAAGCGTGAGCGTTCCCCACGCAGCGGCACGAAGGTTTGAAGCGACATGGTGATGGGACCCCTCCCAACGACAGGCGGCACGACAACGTGCGGCGAAGGAAGAGTCGCCGTCCCGTCTCGTGAAACATTCCATACATCAGTCCGACGCACCCGATGACACAGCCCGGCCCATCCCGTGGCGTCACACACACGGCTTGCGGGCTGAGCAACACCCCCTGTCACACCACGCCAGGAGAAAACATGTTTGAGCCACTTTCCGGCCAAATCACGACGTCTGGCGACGACGTCACGCCGCGTGACTCAATCCCGTGTGTGATTGGGCCCTGGGTGACGGCGCGCGCCTGTCCGCTTCGCGGGGCCGGACGCACGACTCGAGGACGGCCGTCTCACCCCATCACTTCCGCGCGGGTGATGCGGTCCAACCGGAAGTGGCGCCGCTCACCGGACGCGAGGTCCACCGCGTCCAGCCGCGTCTCGTGCCGGTCCATCACCACGGACTCGATGCGCACCTCGCGCACCGTCTCCAGGAAGTCGCCGTCCACGTAGGTGATGCGCAGGGGCTGGCGTTCGAACCACGCGCGCTCCAGCGCCTCGCGCACGGGCTTGCGCGTGGGCAGCGACGGCACGCCCAGGAACGTCAGCTCCCGAAGCCGCGCCAGCAACTCACGCTGCGCGGAGGTGGACAGCGCCGAGCGCACCTTGTCCAGCGCGGACTCCAGCGTCCCGGTGAAGGGCAACAGCCGCATGTCGATGGCGAAGCGACCCAGCGCCACCACCAGCGCCGCCTCGCGCGCGGTGAAGTTCACCGGCGGCAGGCTGTAGCCCCGGTCCAGCGCGTAGCCACCGCCCCGGCCCCGCTCCGCGCCCACCGGCAGCGCGGCGGCGCGCAGCGCGTCCAGGTCCCGGTAGATGGTCCGCACCGTCACGCTGAAGCGCTCCGCCAGCACCTCCGCGGTGACGCCGGTGCGACGGCCCCTCAGGTACTCCGCGAGGGCGAAAAGACGCTCGGTTCGCTGCATGGCCTGGGTATCCTGACATACGGCTGTCAGCCGGGGGCCTCAAGCTGCGGGGAAACACCCGTGATGCGAAGCCCTTCCGACAGCGCCGGGATGCCTGGGGTCTCCCGCACTTGCGCCCCTGCGGCCGGGGCGCCTAAGAGCCTCCGGAGCGGGGCCCCCGCCCCGCCGCATCCCCTCCCCGACCTCCTCTCCCCCATGGCCATCCCGCCCCATCCGCTGGAGGACGAGTGGTTGTGGGGGTGGGACCCCACGCCGGGCATCGTGTCCGTGTGGGCGGAGCCGGATGGCCGCGCCTTCATCTGGAAGCAGCAGCCGGGCACGCACGCGCGGCAGCGCGAGGACGCGAGGTACCGGCCCTGGGTGCTGCTCGCGTCGCTCCAGGACCTGGAGCACCTGGGCCCGGCGCTGCGGCGCGAGGGCACGCCCCCCGTGGCGGGCGCGGTGACGTACCGGGAGCTGGAGGGGCCCGGGGCGCTGCGGTTCGTGGTGAGCGCGGAGGATGGCCGCGCGCTGGCGTCCGCGGTGCTGAAGGGCGCGTCCAGGCGGCTGGACCAGCGCGTGGGCCACCTGCGCGACCTGGGCCCGGGCGCGGTGCTGGTGCTGCCCCCGGAGGAGCAATACCTGGTGGCCACCGGGCGCACGTACTTCCGAGGCATGGGCTTCGACGACCTGCGCCGGCTCCAGTTCGACCTGGAGACCACCGGCCTGGACCCGTCGAAGGACCGCATCTTCCTGGTCGCGCTGCGGGACCCCGAAGGGCGCGCGGAGACGCTGGAGGTGACGGCGGACGGTGACGCGGGCGAGGCGGACCTGCTGCGTCGGCTGGTCGCGCGCATCCGCGAGGCGGACCCCGACGTGGTGGAGAACCACAACCTGCACGGCTTCGACCTGCCCTTCCTGGACCAGCGCGCGAAGCGGTTGAACGTGTCGCTGGCGCTGGGTCGCGCGGGCCTGCCAGGGCTGCGGCACCGGCCCTCCGCCCGAGGCGCCGCGCTGAACCGGGGTCCTGGAGGCCGCGAGGCGGACGCCATGCGCCGCGCGCGCTACACCGTCCCCGGCCGTGAGTTCATCGACACGCTGGACGCCGTGCGCCGCCACGACTTCTCCGCCCGCGACCTGCCCGGCCACGGCCTCAAGGCGGTGGCCCGGCACCTGGGCCTGTCGGGCCCCGACCGCGAGCTCATCCCCGGCGCGCGCGTGCACGAAGTCTTCGGCAGGGATCCAGAGCGGGTGCGCCGCTACGCGCGCGAGGACGTGACGGAGGCCGCGGGGCTCGCGCACCTGCTCGGCGGCGCGGTGTTCGCGCTCGCGCGCATGGCCCCCCGGCGATACGAACGGCTGGCGGACGCGGGCCCGGCGACGGGCGTGTTGGATCCGCTGCTGGTGCGCGCCTACCTGCGCTCCGGCGCGGCGCTCCCCGCCCATGAGTCCGGCGACGGCACGTCCCACAGCGGCGCGGCGCTGCACCTCTTCGCCTGCGGGGTCGCGCGCCACGTGGTGAAGGCGGACGTGGCCAGCCTGTACCCGTCCCTGATGCGCCAGTACCGCATCGGTCCGAAGCGCGACCGGCTCAACGTGCTGCTGTCGCTGGTAGACCGGCTCGTGGACCAGCGCCTGGACGCCAAGGCGAAGGCGAAGAAGGCCCCTCCGGGCTCCCCGGAGCGCCACACGAACGAGGCGCTGTCCGCGGCGATGAAGCTCATCGTCAACTCCGCCTACGGCTACATGGGCGCCATGGGGCTCACGCGCTTCTCGGACGTGCACGCCGCCAACGAGGTGACGCGGCGCGGGCGCGAGGTGCTGGGCCTCTTGTGCCGCGAGCTGGCGAAGCGCGGGGTGACGCTGCTGGAGGCCGACACGGACGGCGTCTACTTCGCGGTGCCGGAGACCTGGACGGAGGTCGACGAGCGCCGCGTGGTGTCGGAGGTCGCGGCCCTGCTGCCGCCGCGCGTGCGCCTGGAGTTCGACGGGCGCTACGCCGCGATGCTGTCGCACGAACCCAAGAACTACGCGCTGCGGCCCTACGCCGGGCCCCTGCTGCTGCGCGGGGTGGCGTTCCGCTCCAGCCGCGCGGAGCCCTTCGGCGAGGACTTCCTGCGCCGCGCCCTCCAGCACCTGCTGTCCGGGGACGTGCGCGCCGTGCGCGACACCTACGTGGACGCGGTGATGGCGCTGCGCAAGCGGCGGGTGCCCACCTACGAGGTGACCGCCCAGGTGCGGCTGACCAAGTCCCCCGCGCAGTACCTGGCCACGCGCAAGCAGCGCCGGGAGCTGCCCTACGAGGCGCTGCTCACCAACGGCCGCGAACACTGGTCCCTGGGCGAGCGCGTGCGCATCTACCGCGCCTCGGGCGGCCGGGCGGGCCTGCTTCCGGAACACGACACCGAGGACGGAGAGCCCGGCCCGCGCCCCGCGCCGGGCGAGCCCGCGGGCGACGACCCGCGCGACTACGATGCCGAGTACTACGTCCGCCTGCTCAAGGACTCCTTCGCGGCCCGGCTCGCGCGTGGCCTCACCGCGGAGGACTTCGCCACGGTGTTCGCGGACCCCGAGCAGCCCTCGCTCTTCACCCCCTCCTTGACGGATGCCAGGCCCGTGCTCACCGTCGTCCGCGAGCCCCGGGGCCCGGAGTTCGGAGAAGACGCTCCAGTGCTTGGAGCACCGCACTTCTCACCGTGACTGGAACCCTGCCGTGTCTCGGTTCCTCCAGGAGTCGCGGGGTGGCATCTGCTACGCTGCGTCAACCGCAATGGCCTTCTCGTTGATGACGCGTCCCACGCCTCGCGCGCTGGTGGTTCCCGGCACCGTGGCCCTGCTGCTCCTGCTCCCCTGGCTCATCTATTGGAACGCGGTCATCCACCGCTACGGCCTGCGCGACGACTACGCCATCCTGCGCGAGGCGCGTGAGGAGCCGGGCAAGATCCTCCGCGTCTGCGCCTCCCAGGGCCGCCCGCTCTACGGCTGGATGCTGGAGGCGTCCGCGAAGGCGGCCGGCGGCATCGACGGGCTGATGGGGCTGCGCCTGATGGGCGTGGCCGGGCTGGGCGTGCTCGCGGCGGCGGTGTTCCTGCTGCTGCGAAGGGAGGGCTGGCGGCCCGGCTCCGCCGCGCTCCTGGCGGGGTTCCTCACGCTGACGCCCTCCGCGCAGGTCATCGCCAACTGGGGCATCTGCTGGCCCCAGGCGGTGGCGCTGATGCTGGGGCTGGGGGCGTTCGCGTTCGCCCGGCGCGCCATCGGAGCCCCGGGAGAGGAAGGTCGCCTCCGCTGGCCGCACGCGCTGGCCGCGGTGGGGGCCATGGCCACCGCGACGCTCATCTACCAGGTGAGCGGGCTGTTCTCCGCGGTGCTGCTGGCGGCGTCGCTGGTGGTGCGCCGGGACGTGTCGCTGCGGCACACCGCGCGGTGGATGACGAAGCACCTGCTCATCATGGGCGCGGGGCTGGCGCTCGCGTACCTCGTCACCCAGGTGTTGTTCAAATCAGGGGTCTTCCCGCCCTCGCCCCGGCTCGCCTTCGAGAAGCACTGGGTGGACAAGACCATCTGGGCGCTCACGCACGTGTTCCCCAACGCGCTCGCCCTGTCCGCGCTCAACGAGGCGCCGGTCGGCGACATGGACGGCTATTGGGCCATGGTGGTGCTGACGCTGACGCTGCTGGGCGTGGGCGTCGCGGTGGAGGGGCGCCGCTCCGGGCTGACGGGCGTGGGGCGTTGGATGCTGGCCCTGGTGACGCTGTCGGGGGCGGCGTACTCGGTGAGCTTCCTCGCCGGGGAGCGCTGGCCCACCTACCGCACGCTCAACGCGCTCACCGGGGTGTGGGCCGTCTTCTTCGCCGCGTCGCTGGTGAACGTGGGCACCATCTGGCCCCGGTTCGGGCCGCGCATCGCCACGGGGCTGCTCACCGGGTTCGTGGCCTTCAGCGCCTTCCTCGCGCACGAGCAGTCCCTGGAGCTGTTCGCCCTGCCCCAGGGCCGGGAGCTGGCGCTGATGGAGCAGGGCGCGAGCCTGGTCGTCCCGGATCGCAAGCCGCGCGTCTTCGTGCTCACCGCGAAGCAGGCGGACTCCTCCGCGCCGTTCCACTACCTGGACGAGTTCGGCTCCGTGTCCGTGGACGCCGAGTGGGTGGCCAAGGAGATGCTCAAGGCGCTCGTCAAGGAGCGCTTCCCCCGGGAGCGGGACGTCAGCGGCCTCTACCGCTTCGCCGCCGGCCCCGTGGCCCCGGACGCGCGCAACTACGACATCCTCATCGACATGCGCCGGCAGCACGTGAGCACCGCCACCCCCATCCTCCAGAAACCCCGCTAACCCTGGCGCTGAAGCCCCCGCGTGCGCGGGACTCCCACCCCGAATTCCGGGGAGTGGCGTCAGAGCGGGGGCTACCGCGCCCGGCCGTGCAGGTTCGGCCCCACCGGCGGCATGAATCCGGGTAATGAATCAGCGGATGAAGTTGTCCGTTCCCCTTCCGCAGCCGCGAATCCCGGGGGTTGCCCCGTCCCGTGCCGCGGAAGGAGGCCCGCATCCCACTCGGCCCGAGGAGACCGCTGCCCATGGACGGTGAACGTCCGGTGCGGCACGACTGGGTATTCCTGGGCCCCGGTTGGGAGGAGCACCTGCGCTCGCCCCCAGGCCCTGACGTCCTCCCGCGGGTGACGGCGTGGCGTGAGCAGGGCCGGCCCTTCGCCGTCGCCCGCCAGGACGTGCCGGACCGGGACGACGAGGTGCGGCTGAGCCTCACGCTGCCAGACCGCCGCCACCTGTCCCTGCACGTCGCGATGCAGGCCGTGGAGCGCTGGCTGGCGCCCCCCACGCTGCAAGAGGCGCTGGAAGCGGCGCCCGCGGCGTGGCGCCCGGCGCTGGACGACGTCGTCGCCCTGGGCGCCGCGCTGGACCTCACGGTGGGCGTGTTCGGGTCACTGGCCTGGCAGCACCGTTCGGGCGAGTCCTTCCTGCGGCCCCTGTCGGACGTGGACCTCCTGTTCACCCCCGCGCGCTGGTCCGACGTGGAGCGGCTGCTGTTCGGCCTGGAGGCGGTGTCCCGGCGCCACTCGGTGGTGCGCCTGGACGGCGAGGTGGTGCTCCCCGACGGCGGCGCGGTGTCCTGGCGCGAGCTGGCGCTGGAGCCCGAGCGCATCTGGGTCACCGGCCCCCGTGGCGCCAGCCCCCGCACGCTGCGGGAGCTGCGCGCCCTCTTCCCCGCCGAACCCTGACGCGCACCCTCGCGGCGAAGACCCGCGAGCTCCTGAATCCATCCGGACCGCGATGACGCACGTCGGGTGAATAGCGAGGCCGTTCGCGACGTCAGGGACGCGCACCCGCGGGCCTGAATCCACCCCGCGCTCCGAATCCCTGGCAGGGGCATCCTCCGATCCACGGAGCGCCCTCCTGACGTCCCCCTGGACAAGCCCGCAAAAACCTGAAAGCCGAGGAAGATTTGCGCGTTTCATCAGGAATAACAGCCCGTTGCGGTGGCGCGGGTGCAGGGGGACGGGCAGGCGGCTGGCGTTCCGCCCGCCTGGGGGAGACCCCCAATTGTCACCCTCTGGATGCTTTGGTAAAGGTTGCCTTTGGGAGCGCTTGGGGCCTCCCCGTCACGATGATGGGATTCTCCGTTCAGCGCTGGGCCGCATGGGCCCCCGGCCTCGCTCACCCTGCCGACTGGGAAGCGTGGCTCGCGAAGCCGCACCCCCTGCCCGCCGAAGGCACGCCCGCCCTGACAGAGATGCCCTCGATGATGCGCCGCCGGGTGGACCGGCTGGGCCGCATCGCGTTGCAGGCGGCCTATGGCGCCCACGCGGACGCGCCCGACGCGCCGGTGATCTTCGCCTCGCGCTACGGGGACCTGGGCCGCTCGGTGGAGCTGCTCACGCAGCTGGCCCGCTCGGAGCCCCTGTCGCCCACGTCCTTCAGCCTGTCGGTGCACAACGCCATCGGCGCGCTCTACTCCATCGCGCGGGGCGACACGGCCTCCTACGGGGCCATCGCCGCGGGCGAGGAGACGGTGGAGGCCGCCTTCATGGAGGCGTGCGGCCTGCTGGCGGACGGCGTCCCCCGGGTGATGGTCGTCGTCTACGACGAGCCCGTGCCCAGCCCCTGGGAGCACTTCTCCCAGGACGTGGCCTTCCCGCATGCCTGGGCCTGTCTGCTGACGGCCGGCACGGAGGGGAACACCGTCCGGCTGGGCTGCGCCGCCGGGCCGGCCTCGGATACGGCGGCCCTGGAGCCGGAGCCGGCCGGACTCCCAGCGGACCTGCGCATCCTGCGCTTTCTCGTCTCTGGCGCCTCGCGGTGGGAGCACGCGGTGGGCGCCCGGCACTGGCGGTGGGAACGCCATGCTTGAGGCGCTGGATCGACCGTGGCGCATCTTCGCCACCGGGTTGTCGTTCGCCACCTTCGGGTTGGGCGGGCTGGCCCTGCGGCTCATCTACTTCCCGTTGCTCCAGCTGTTCGTGCGCGAGCCGGCACGGCAGCAGCGGTTGGCGCGGCTGGCGGTGCATCACTCCTTCCGCTTCTTCATCGGCTACATGCGCTTCCTGGGCGTGCTGCGCTACGAGGTGGAGGGGGTGGAGAAGCTGTCGCGCTCCGGGCTGCTCATCCTGGCCAACCACCCGTCGCTCATCGACGTGGTGTTCCTCATCTCGCTGGTCCCCAACGCGGACTGCGTGGTGAAGGCGAGCCTGGCGAACAACCCGTTCACGCGCGGCCCCATCCGGGCGACGCGCTACCTGTGCAACGACTCAGGGCCCGGGCTCATCCAGGACTGCATCGCGTCCGTGAAGGCCGGCAACAACCTCATCATCTTCCCGGAGG
This window encodes:
- a CDS encoding collagen-like protein, whose amino-acid sequence is MSLQTFVPLRGERSRFRVLSLCATLMLSACTETTGDAATGPEGPQGPAGATGLQGPAGPQGEQGPAGEPGLMGPQGETGPAGSGAPGPQGPVGPQGPAGATGPQGPIGLMGPMGPQGVVGPTGPAGVKGDTGAKGDAGAAGAKGDTGAAGAKGDTGAVGPTGPTGAAGAKGDTGAKGDTGAAGAKGDTGVKGDTGAAGPQGPVGPTGPTGATGPAGPTGPMGSAGTLGLYGDGSGGAFSVGMGQTVDLTTPSGVAQLPMGFNIQFSNINIAGTLVVPSGTVLRSTGDITVSGTITVAPGAEDLGGGGAPTGVARTAAGTYKGGVGLTSFQGAQVRRVQTAAGGAGARLYEGAGADGGAGGGAVLLAARGNIRINPGGVINAIGQNGVNPQTAGQGIVGTGGGAGGIVLVAAKGSITLGGTIRAQGGNGADGFNGNGGSGEGGGGGGGGGIVHFIASSSASVTGTVMVSGGGAGINAPPSSGTAITPGGGGGGCGGTGGNAGGTVPTTNTVVTASAGTAGYFLQTVAPEPESLLGL
- a CDS encoding helix-turn-helix transcriptional regulator; amino-acid sequence: MQRTERLFALAEYLRGRRTGVTAEVLAERFSVTVRTIYRDLDALRAAALPVGAERGRGGGYALDRGYSLPPVNFTAREAALVVALGRFAIDMRLLPFTGTLESALDKVRSALSTSAQRELLARLRELTFLGVPSLPTRKPVREALERAWFERQPLRITYVDGDFLETVREVRIESVVMDRHETRLDAVDLASGERRHFRLDRITRAEVMG
- a CDS encoding DNA polymerase domain-containing protein, which produces MAIPPHPLEDEWLWGWDPTPGIVSVWAEPDGRAFIWKQQPGTHARQREDARYRPWVLLASLQDLEHLGPALRREGTPPVAGAVTYRELEGPGALRFVVSAEDGRALASAVLKGASRRLDQRVGHLRDLGPGAVLVLPPEEQYLVATGRTYFRGMGFDDLRRLQFDLETTGLDPSKDRIFLVALRDPEGRAETLEVTADGDAGEADLLRRLVARIREADPDVVENHNLHGFDLPFLDQRAKRLNVSLALGRAGLPGLRHRPSARGAALNRGPGGREADAMRRARYTVPGREFIDTLDAVRRHDFSARDLPGHGLKAVARHLGLSGPDRELIPGARVHEVFGRDPERVRRYAREDVTEAAGLAHLLGGAVFALARMAPRRYERLADAGPATGVLDPLLVRAYLRSGAALPAHESGDGTSHSGAALHLFACGVARHVVKADVASLYPSLMRQYRIGPKRDRLNVLLSLVDRLVDQRLDAKAKAKKAPPGSPERHTNEALSAAMKLIVNSAYGYMGAMGLTRFSDVHAANEVTRRGREVLGLLCRELAKRGVTLLEADTDGVYFAVPETWTEVDERRVVSEVAALLPPRVRLEFDGRYAAMLSHEPKNYALRPYAGPLLLRGVAFRSSRAEPFGEDFLRRALQHLLSGDVRAVRDTYVDAVMALRKRRVPTYEVTAQVRLTKSPAQYLATRKQRRELPYEALLTNGREHWSLGERVRIYRASGGRAGLLPEHDTEDGEPGPRPAPGEPAGDDPRDYDAEYYVRLLKDSFAARLARGLTAEDFATVFADPEQPSLFTPSLTDARPVLTVVREPRGPEFGEDAPVLGAPHFSP
- the mdcG gene encoding malonate decarboxylase holo-[acyl-carrier-protein] synthase; its protein translation is MDGERPVRHDWVFLGPGWEEHLRSPPGPDVLPRVTAWREQGRPFAVARQDVPDRDDEVRLSLTLPDRRHLSLHVAMQAVERWLAPPTLQEALEAAPAAWRPALDDVVALGAALDLTVGVFGSLAWQHRSGESFLRPLSDVDLLFTPARWSDVERLLFGLEAVSRRHSVVRLDGEVVLPDGGAVSWRELALEPERIWVTGPRGASPRTLRELRALFPAEP
- a CDS encoding beta-ketoacyl synthase chain length factor; translated protein: MGFSVQRWAAWAPGLAHPADWEAWLAKPHPLPAEGTPALTEMPSMMRRRVDRLGRIALQAAYGAHADAPDAPVIFASRYGDLGRSVELLTQLARSEPLSPTSFSLSVHNAIGALYSIARGDTASYGAIAAGEETVEAAFMEACGLLADGVPRVMVVVYDEPVPSPWEHFSQDVAFPHAWACLLTAGTEGNTVRLGCAAGPASDTAALEPEPAGLPADLRILRFLVSGASRWEHAVGARHWRWERHA
- a CDS encoding lysophospholipid acyltransferase family protein, encoding MLEALDRPWRIFATGLSFATFGLGGLALRLIYFPLLQLFVREPARQQRLARLAVHHSFRFFIGYMRFLGVLRYEVEGVEKLSRSGLLILANHPSLIDVVFLISLVPNADCVVKASLANNPFTRGPIRATRYLCNDSGPGLIQDCIASVKAGNNLIIFPEGSRTPLQGPMQLQRGAANIAVRGPCDITPVTILCEPRGLTKGMPWWKVPARAMHYIIRVEDDIPVSSKDADAGDAAKAARQLTTRLHDHFSRESQGHVGA